The nucleotide window ACCCTCGACCTGCCGCTTAGGAGGCGGCCGCTCTATCCAGCTGAGCTACAGCCCCAGGTTTACTGCGATTGTACACCGGGATTTTGCCAAGAGGGCAGTTTTTTGTGCCGCTCTAAGTTAGTGAAAGTAGGAGGCTCCATTGACGTCAAAGGTAGCTCCGGTGGCATGGGGAGCTAGCCCAGCAGCCAGAAAGGCAATTAGGTTGGCAATATCGTGGGGGTCAGCAGGCACACCGATGGGAATGTCGCGGGTGACGTACTCTGCCCCGCGCTCCTGCATCACTTCCTCAATGCGATCAGTGCGAACGAAACCGGGTGCGATCGCATAAGCCAGCACCCCATCTTGAGCAAAGCCCCGAGCAATCGTGCGCGTGAGGCTAATAATGCCGCCCTTAGAAGCAGCGTAGGGCATAAACTCAGGAGCATCGCCGCGAAAAGCGGCACGGCTAGCTAGGTTGATCAAAATGCCTCCTGGCCCAGCCTGAAAATGGCGAATGGCCTCGCGGCAGAGGTCAGCGACAGCGACCAGATTGACCTGCAGCGTATTCTGCCAAGCGGTTGACCAGATATCCCAGTCAGCGTTAACGGCAGCAGCCGGCATGGTAGCGGCATTGTTGACTAGAACATCGATACGACCGTGAACTGCGATCGCATCTTCCCACAGCGACTCCGCAATACCTGGAAGAGAGAGATCTGCCTGCAGCAGGTGAGTGCGATCGGGCTCCAAATTCGCTATTACAGCCTCAGCTTCCGTCTGGCCCTGCCCATAGTGCAAGATGATCGATCCGCCAGCTTGATGCAGTACTTTTGCCGTAACTGCCCCAATGCCGCGTGAGGCCCCAGTAATGAGAATAACTTTACCGCTTAAATCAATCATGCCGAAAGTTCACCCGTCATAGAGAGCACCTAGACCAGGAGCACTCTCCCAGTATGCCTGGCTAAGAAGCAGCTGTGAAAAGAGAAAATATAGCCCCAGCAACGTTAAATTGTATGAAGACCTTGTCTTCATACTGCTGTTCTTAGCTTTGCCGTAAAAGTGATTGATCTGAGGCAATTGATCTTATGGATGTGGGAGCGCTACGCCGGGAGTACACCCAAAAAGGGCTGAC belongs to Pseudanabaena sp. FACHB-2040 and includes:
- a CDS encoding SDR family oxidoreductase, with translation MIDLSGKVILITGASRGIGAVTAKVLHQAGGSIILHYGQGQTEAEAVIANLEPDRTHLLQADLSLPGIAESLWEDAIAVHGRIDVLVNNAATMPAAAVNADWDIWSTAWQNTLQVNLVAVADLCREAIRHFQAGPGGILINLASRAAFRGDAPEFMPYAASKGGIISLTRTIARGFAQDGVLAYAIAPGFVRTDRIEEVMQERGAEYVTRDIPIGVPADPHDIANLIAFLAAGLAPHATGATFDVNGASYFH